The genomic window GTCTCTGCTACTTTTGTCGCATGGACTACGGAATGATCTGTATAGCCCATTACTTCTAATAATTCATCGCCTTTTTTAATATAGGTGTTAATCTCTTCATTGTTTTTAATATCCTGATATGTGATAAGTTCCATTTCAATCCTCCTAATCTCTACACATTTACTAGATAGTATGTACAATAAATCATCATGCAAACAAAAAAGCCGAGGAAAAACCTCGGCACTAAACTAATCTCTACTATTCTATTATTTTATAAGCCCAACAGACTGTTGATTTTTTCTCTGTCAAAACCCACAACAATATTTCCATCAATATCAATAACAGGTACTCCCATCTGGCCAGACTTTTTAATCATTTCAGCAGCTGCTCGCTGATCAACAGCTACATTGATGTCTTTATACTGAAAATCATTTTTCTTTAGATAATCTTTTACCATATGGCAATAGGGACAGGTTGGCGTAGAGTATACCGTAATATTTTTCATGCTAGGGCCTCCTTAAAATATTATATTGTATTAATATAATATTATTATATTACGATATCTAAATATATCAATTCTGTATTTCTTTCATCATGGCTTAAAATTTTAAAATAGCCCTGCTTTACTTAAAATATTTACGTTTATCTTAGATTTTGAATACATTCATATAATGATTCAATTATCTTTTCTTGTTGGCTGGTTCCACATTAATGGGTTTACCTTTAATTTGAGCATTGTTCATAATCTTTAAGACATCTTTTGCGTATTCCTTTGGAACTTCAACAAAGGTATATTTATCATAGACATCTATGGTTCCTATCAGTTTTCCTGATAATCCTGTTTCACCTGCAATTGCCCCTACAATATCTCTCGCTCTTACATTTTGCTTTCTTCCAATATTCATAAACAAACGTACCATACCTGGTTCAGAGCCAGTATCTTCAAAATCAAAATCTATCTCTTCTTCTGTTTCCTTTCTCATTGTCATTTTAAGAAGGGCAGCAGCTAAATCAATCGCCGTATAATCTTCTTCCAAAAGGCGTTCTGCAATCTTAATCTGTTTGCTTAAATCCTCATTTTCAATAATGTTCTTGATATTTTCTATAAGAATTTCCATCTTCGCTTCTTCCACATCATTTAGACTAGGCACTTGCTGATGTAAGATTTTCGTCTTGGTATACCTTTGGATATCTTTTAATTTATAGATTTCTTTTCCTACCACAAAAGTAAACGCTTTTCCTGAGCGTCCGGCTCTTCCTGTTCGACCAATACGATGTACATAATATTCTTCATCCTGGGGCACATCATAGTTAATAACAATCTCTACATCATCTACATCAATACCTCTTGCTGCTACATCCGTTGCTATAAGTATTTCAATATTACCATTTCTGAAGCTGTTCATTACCCGATCTCTTAAGGACTGCTTCATATCTCCGTGAAGACCATCTGCAAAATATCCTCTGCCCTGAAGATCGCTTACCAGTTCATCAACTTTCTTTTTGGTATTACAAAAAATCAGTGCCAGCTTAGGATTATACATATCGATTAATCTTGTAAGAATTTCGAACTTATTTTTTTCCTTTACTTCAAAATAATACTGTTCAATGCTTGGCACCGTTAACTCTTTATGCACCACTTTTACTATTTCCGGATTATTCTGATGAGCCTTTGCAATTTCTAAAATCTCTTTAGGCATAGTTGCTGAGAATAAGACCGTCTGACGGGTCTTAGGCATATCTTTTAAAATGGTCTCGATATCTTCTCTAAAACCCATATTCAGCATTTCATCTGCTTCATCCAAAACCACCATTTTCACCTTGTCCAGTTTTAGAGTTTTACGGCGCATATGATCCATTACTCGGCCCGGTGTACCGATAATAATTTGCACACCTTTCTTTAACGAACGGATTTGTCTTTCAATAGGCTGTCCTCCATAAATCGGAAGCAATTTTATCCCTTGAAGGTATTTTCCTAACTTTCTTATTTCTTCTGCTACCTGAATAGCCAGTTCCCTGGTTGGACATAAAACCAAGGCTTGTAAATTCTGATCCTGGGGATCAACCATTTCTAGAATTGGTATACCAAAAGATGCGGTTTTCCCAGTACCTGTCTGGGCTTGACCGATCACATCTTTTCCTTCTAAAATATGTGGAATTGCCTGAGCCTGAATGGGTGTGGTTTCTTCAAACCCCATATCCCGAATCGCTCTGTTTAATTCCTCCGATATGTTTAATTCTTCAAATCTTACAGTTTCCATATAACTCTCTCCTATTATTGTTTTATCTACAGTGTCTCCAAAGAAATGCAATTTTCATTCAGCAATGCTGTTTCATTTTATCACTCGTGTATACGTATTTCCTCTATGCCTTCATCAGTTATTTTGATTTTTCCTTCTTTAAATAATTTCCCAATAGCTCTTTTAAAGGCTCGTTTGCTCATATTAAATTCCTTTTTGATAAGATCTGGGTCACTATCGTCATTAAAAGGAAGTTTGCCTCCTTTAAGCAGTAGTTTTCCCAAGATCAGCTTAGCATCTTCATCCATTTGGATATAAGATTTTTCTCTTATGCTGATATCCAATTTTCCATCTTCTCTTACCTTTACAACTCTTCCTTCTATTTTGTCTCCCTTTTTATAGGAACCATACAATTCATTTTGCGGGATCAATCCATGGTACTTATTGTCCACAGCTACCAGGGCGCCAAGATCTTCTACTATTTTATAGATTGTCCCCTGAATCTTATCATTAACCTGATATGGAGAATTACTGTTCAAAAGTTTAGAAATATCCATAGTTGCGCACAAGCGGTTGCTTTTATCAACATATAAACCAACTAAATATTTTTTCCCTTTACGCACCGGAGAAGTCTGCTCTTTAAAAGGAAGAAACAAGTCCTTCTCCAATCCCCAGTCTAAAAAAGCTCCTATTTTACTGACTTCAACCACTTGTAAAAATGCCAGTTCTCCAAGGGTCAATCTGGGAGTCCTGGTAGTAGCAACGATACGATCTTTTGAATCTCTATATATAAAGACATCTATCTCGTCTCCAATATTTTTATCTTCAGGTATCTGCTTTTTAGGTAGTAAAACATCATCATCACTTTTGCCGTCTTTCTCATTTAAATAAGCACCGACAGAAGTCATTCGCTTAATGGTTAACTTTTGAATCTTTCCTAATTCAATCATACTGCATCTCCTTGATCATATATTCCTTATTGCTTTTCTTCTGGACAATTATATCGTATCATATTGCGTTATATCCTACAAACATTTCCTGCAATTTATCTTATCAAAATACCAATACCCAAAAACAAAGCCATTGGAATATTCATGAACACAAAATTCTGTACTGCAGTAACAAAGGTATCTTTCTTTGTCTGTTTGCTCATAAATGCCTTAATATTCTTATTCACAGGAATAAGTGTTAATAAGATCAATAAAGCAAATACAGGAGTAATTTTTAATAAGGCTAAAATGGCAATATCAACATAAGCAATATAATATAATGCTCTGAAAAGCTTTAAAGCCTTATCTTTTCCTATATAAATAGGAAGCGTATATCTTTTGTTTTCAATATCATCTTCAATATCACATATATTATTTGCCAACATAATGTTTGCAATTCCTACAACTGCAGGCAGGGCAACAAGAAAAATAAGGATTAATTCTTTGATATTGATATTTATTAATAATGAAGACTGTTCAAGTAAAATCCCTGCTAAGTCTGAATTATATACGTGAATATAAATCGAAAGAAATATAATGACAAATCCCATGAAAAAGCCTGAAAAAATCTCTCCCAAAGGCATTCTTGAGATCGGAACAGGTCCGAAAGTATATAGTATGCCAACAAGAAATGAAACCATTCCAAGTAAGAGCACAATAATACTTGTATTTAAGAACAGCACAATCCCCGACAAAGATGCTATAAGCAAAAGACCAAATATTGTAATGAGTACATCCGATTCTTTTAATTTATCCCTGACTATGGCATTGTGAGACTCATATCCATATCCATAGGTTTTATTGGCCTTTTTATAATCCAAATAATTATTGATTGCCGTTGTAGCCATATCAAACGCTATAAGAGAAAAAAACATCAAAAAAAAGTTTTTTACATTAAAACCGTTAAAATGATAAACTGCATATGTGCTCCCAATCAAAAACGGAATAACACTTGCAACTTTCGTTTGGATTTCTACTAATTTCAGAAAACTGCCCACTTTCATATTCATTTCCTCCTATGTTACAGTTTGCATACAAATATTTACTTTTAACTCAGTTATTTTACTATAACTGGCTTTATAATTCAAATTTTTATCTATCTGTTCTTCAAAAAAGATAATCAATATTATTTTCAATTGATAATTACTATAATCTTTGTAAAACTGTACACAAAACAATTTCTTTTTAATATAATGATTATTATAGTTTCAATTGATAATAAACAATATGCAATACATAGGGATACAGCCGGGCCAATGACATCTTTTCAACTACGGAACAATGATTCGGGAGGAAAAATTCTATGAGTGAGTCAAAAAAAGTTAAGATGGTACTTTGGACAGTCTTATTTGCCAATATAACTGTAGCACTCATTAAAATCACCGTGGGGCAAATCATTAAAAGTACCAGTATGACTGCTGATGGCTTTCATTCTTTTACTGACGGAACTTCTAACATTGTAGGCTTAATCGGTATTCATCTGGCCGCTAAACCAAAAGACAAAGAGCATCCTTATGGCCATAAAAAATTTGAAAACCTGGCTGGTCTTTTTATTTCCGGAATGCTCGGGATTATAAGCATTAAAATCATTACGGAAGCTTTCTCGAAATTTAAAAGCACCGTCCCTCCTGCTGTTTCTTCTGAAAGTTTGGTGATGCTCATTCTTACATTAATGATTAACATTTTTATAGCTGTATATGAATATAAGCAAGGTAAAAGTCTAAAAAGTACTATTTTGATTTCTGACTCCATGCATACTCGAAGCGATATTTTTATTTCCATAGGTGTATTGATTACTCTGATCTGTGTTCGTATGGGCATTCCAGCAATCATCGATCCTGTTGTATCCATCATTGTCTCAGGGTTTATTATGCATGCAGCATATGAAATATTCCAGACAACCTGTGGTCCTCTGCTGGATCAGGCAGTTGTTGATGCTGAGGAAATAAAGAATATCGTTTTAAGTTTCGATGAAGTGAAAGATGTTCATGAAATCAGAAGTCGGGGCAGAACAGATGAAATGTATATAGATCTTCATATATGCATAGATCCTAATACAAGTTTTTTAAAATCCCATGAGCTGACAGATGCCATCGAAAAGAAACTGAGGGATAAAATCAATGGAAATATGGAAGTGAATATTCGAACCGAACCTTTTAACCATCTTCTTTAAAAACAGTTGCAGAATTAAAAATACAGAAAATAAATTTGATATTTTTGATATGATCATTCATAATAATACTATTACTTTACATTATACTAGGAGGAATTTATATGGAGGGAAAAACCCCCAGTGAATCCATGGTTGAAATGACTGAACTGGTACTTCCTAATGATGCCAATGCTCTCGGCAATTTGCTCGGAGGCAGAATGATGCACTGGATTGATATTGCCGGTGCTATGGCTGCTATGAGGCATTCCCACAAAGCAGTTGTTACTGCCTGTGTGGACAGTTTGGATTTCAGACACCCTATTCGAGTGGGTGAATTGATTATGCTTAAGGCAAAATTAACCTGGGTGGGAAAAACTTCTATGGAAGTCAAAGTGAAGGTTTTTGTAGAAAATATAGAAACTGGTGAATTAACTTTAACCAATAAAGCATACTTGACTTTCGTGGCCTTAGATGAAGAAGGAAAACCCACACCTATTCCGCCTCTCTATCCTGAAACTGATGAGGAAAAAAGGGATTATGAAGAAGGAGAAGAAAGAAGAAATGCAAGATTAAATAAAAAAAGGGCGAGATTATAAATCTTGCCCTAAATTTTTTCCAATCCAACAGGATAGTGATCCAATCCATGACATCATCATAGATCATTACATCTTTTAGCTCATCCTTTAATCTCTCTGATACACAAGAGTAGACTATCCTCCCCTTCATTATTGGCTCTGGAATTAATGATCCTTAACCCCAGCATTGCTTCTCTTGAATTTTGGATTCTTAAAATCAATTTCCTTATGGACTACATTCAGCTTCCCACAGAAAATGGGATAATATTGAATAAATAATTTCGTTAAATATTTAAATAATAAAAGTGAAAACTATTTTTTAATGGAGGCCTAAAAATGAAAAAAGAAAAAGGATTTGCAAGCTTTACTCCTGACCAGGCTAAAGAATTTATGAAACAAGAGAAGCAAAACAAACCTCAGGATCCCTATGCAGGAGAACAAAGACATAAGCAAAAGCAGCAAGCTATGAATAAAAAGCACTAACGCCAATAAACCCATAGATGCTATTCTATGGGTTTATCTTATTAAATATTTCATCCGGGGTCTCTATGACACCTTTAGGATTTAACTTTATCAATTCTTCTCTGCTTCTAAATCCCCAGAGAACCGACACCGGTTTCATCCCTGCGGCTTGTGCTGTTTTATAATCCACTTCACTGTCTCCAACATAGACGGATTCATAAGGCTTAAAACCACCTTCTGCTGCAATCGCCAAAGCTGCTTCTGGATTTGGTTTTTTAGGATATCCTCCTTCGTCTCCGATGACTTTTACAAATTTCCATTTGCCTAAAAACTCTTTTACAATGTATTCCGTTATTCTCTGATCTTTATTGGTATTAATCCCAATAGCATATCCTTCTCCAGTCAATCTGTCCAGCATATCTTCAATCCCCGGATACAAAGATATCCCCCTGGAATAAAATTGACTATATACTTCCAGCATTTCTTTATAACATAAATCTATGGTTTCATCATCCCTATGATTTTGTGGAAGAACTGTCTTAGCAAGGCTTCTTAAGCCATTACCCACAAATCTCCTGTAAGCTTCTATCGTATGGACAGGGAAGCCATGATTTTGCAATACTTTATTCATTGAAAAACCAATGCCTTCTATTGTATCTACCAGCGTTCCATCCAAATCAAAAATAATCAGTTTATTTCTCATAACATTGTTGCTCCCTTCAAACAATATCTCCTTTGCATATTTTTAAACACTAAGGAATTTATATGCGTCCTATAAAACTATAGCACAGTTGAAAGATTATTACAAATTACTCTCCATCTGCATCTTTAGAAATAAACCGATTTCTTTGCTTTTCATATACATATCCGATAGCCCCAACCATATCACAAATGGTTTGCTCCGACAGATCATATCTTTCACATAATTGATCCAAGTCCTTACATTCATCTCTTAATTTCATATTCAACCAGCTAAGTAATATATAAGGATCTCCTAAAGGTACATAACTGTTCATCTGCTCATCTCCTCTGCAACATATCTTAAAACTATTGATATGTTATAAATTTACCATGAGTTACATCATAAAGTCCATTGGTTGTTATACGTATTTCAGGAATTACCGGTAAAGCTATAAAAGACAACGTAATAAAAGGGTCCATATCATCTGGAACTCCCATTCTGTGGGCATGATCAATCATAGTCTTTAGTCTGGAATGCACTTCATTAAATTTCAAATCACTGATCAATCCCATAATCGGTAAAGGCAAAGTTTCAAGCACCTCACCGTTTTCAACAATCGTATACCCCCCCTGAGTGCGAACCAGTTCCTTCACTGCCAGCAGGATATCACGATCATTATCTCCAATAACAATAATATTATGAGAATCATGGGAAACGCTGGAGGCTATGGCACCGTTACTAATGCCAAATCCAGTCACTACTGCAAGACCTATTTTGCCCGTTGCTTTATGCCGTTCAATAACAGCAGCTTTATTATATACTTTGTCAGGCGCAAAATATCCGCCTTGACAAGGCACCTCGGTTTTTAAATGCTTTGTAACGATTTGCTGATTGATCATTTGAAGGACTGAGACGGGATTATGGGATATCTTAATCGATAGCATTTCTTCAGTAATTTCTTTGATTTTAACCGTATTTTTAATTTGATCATCAGGCTTTGGAATCACTATTGGGGTATGGCTGCCGATTAATTTTCCCTTATGATAAACAGAATCTATTTGGATGCTTTCTAAATCTTTTAAAATTACTAAGTCTGCCTGGTATCCGGGAGCGACAGCCCCTAATTTTTTTAATCCGTAGCATCTAGCAGCATTTATTGTTGCCATCTTTATGGCTTTTAAGGGACTTAGACCCAACGAGATGGCTTTTTTAATATTATAGCTTATATGTCCTTCTTCTCTGATTTCTTCAATATGTTTGTCATCCGTACAAAAAGAAAATCGTGAAGTGTCAATATTTTTCTCTATAATTCCTTTTACAATAGCCTCAAGATTTTTGGCTGCTGACCCTTCTCTGATTAATACCTGTATTCCATTTCTGCATTCTTTTAATGCATAATCAAAATCACAGCATTCATGGTCCGTACTGATCCCTGCAAGAACATAAGCTGCCAGCTGTTCATCGGTTAAGAACGGAGCATGGCCGTCAATGACTTTATCTCTGAACAAGTCCAGCTTTTCAAACATGGATCGTTCAGCATTCACTACAGAATGATAATCCATCACTTCCCCCAAGCCCAGTATTCTTGGATGGTTAATGTATCTTTTCATTTCCTCTGCTGTAAACATAGATCCATTATCTTCCATAGGCGTTGCCGGAACACAGGAAGGCATCATGACAAATACATTGGCCGGAACTTCATTGGTCTGTTCCAAAATATATTCTATTCCATCACAGCCACTTACATTAACGGACTCATGAGGATCAACGATAAATGTCGTTGTGCCCCATAAAACTGCATTATGTATCAGTTCTGCCGGAGAAACCAAAGTGGATTCCAAATGAAGATGGGAATCAATAAAACCAGGACACACATATTTCCCTTCCAGGTCCATTTCAGTTTTTCCTCGATAATTTCCCCCCCCAACAATATAACCGTTATGAATCGCCAAATCTGCCTTATAAATTTCTTCTGTAAACACATTTATGATGTTTCCATTTTTTAAGACCAAATCAGCATCAATCTTTTTTAGGGCGGCCTGAGAAACTCTTTCATATTCTTTATAATGCATATAATCCTCCTTTTTACATAAATTTAACAACAAAATTTATAAGGAACTCATTTTATATATCTATATCTCATCTATCAATTTTCTAATAAGTAAAACATTTTTAAATATTTTATTTATAAATAATATATTATATCACAATATATTTTAGGAGCAAAGTTTTTCAGATCTCGCTTTTTATGAAAAAAAGACCCGGTTCCCCGAGTCTTTTGCTTTTAAAGTTATTCCATCTTATTATCATA from Defluviitalea raffinosedens includes these protein-coding regions:
- a CDS encoding glutaredoxin family protein, encoding MKNITVYSTPTCPYCHMVKDYLKKNDFQYKDINVAVDQRAAAEMIKKSGQMGVPVIDIDGNIVVGFDREKINSLLGL
- a CDS encoding DEAD/DEAH box helicase; translated protein: METVRFEELNISEELNRAIRDMGFEETTPIQAQAIPHILEGKDVIGQAQTGTGKTASFGIPILEMVDPQDQNLQALVLCPTRELAIQVAEEIRKLGKYLQGIKLLPIYGGQPIERQIRSLKKGVQIIIGTPGRVMDHMRRKTLKLDKVKMVVLDEADEMLNMGFREDIETILKDMPKTRQTVLFSATMPKEILEIAKAHQNNPEIVKVVHKELTVPSIEQYYFEVKEKNKFEILTRLIDMYNPKLALIFCNTKKKVDELVSDLQGRGYFADGLHGDMKQSLRDRVMNSFRNGNIEILIATDVAARGIDVDDVEIVINYDVPQDEEYYVHRIGRTGRAGRSGKAFTFVVGKEIYKLKDIQRYTKTKILHQQVPSLNDVEEAKMEILIENIKNIIENEDLSKQIKIAERLLEEDYTAIDLAAALLKMTMRKETEEEIDFDFEDTGSEPGMVRLFMNIGRKQNVRARDIVGAIAGETGLSGKLIGTIDVYDKYTFVEVPKEYAKDVLKIMNNAQIKGKPINVEPANKKR
- the menA gene encoding 1,4-dihydroxy-2-naphthoate polyprenyltransferase, producing the protein MKVGSFLKLVEIQTKVASVIPFLIGSTYAVYHFNGFNVKNFFLMFFSLIAFDMATTAINNYLDYKKANKTYGYGYESHNAIVRDKLKESDVLITIFGLLLIASLSGIVLFLNTSIIVLLLGMVSFLVGILYTFGPVPISRMPLGEIFSGFFMGFVIIFLSIYIHVYNSDLAGILLEQSSLLININIKELILIFLVALPAVVGIANIMLANNICDIEDDIENKRYTLPIYIGKDKALKLFRALYYIAYVDIAILALLKITPVFALLILLTLIPVNKNIKAFMSKQTKKDTFVTAVQNFVFMNIPMALFLGIGILIR
- a CDS encoding acyl-CoA thioesterase gives rise to the protein MEGKTPSESMVEMTELVLPNDANALGNLLGGRMMHWIDIAGAMAAMRHSHKAVVTACVDSLDFRHPIRVGELIMLKAKLTWVGKTSMEVKVKVFVENIETGELTLTNKAYLTFVALDEEGKPTPIPPLYPETDEEKRDYEEGEERRNARLNKKRARL
- a CDS encoding S1 RNA-binding domain-containing protein, with the translated sequence MIELGKIQKLTIKRMTSVGAYLNEKDGKSDDDVLLPKKQIPEDKNIGDEIDVFIYRDSKDRIVATTRTPRLTLGELAFLQVVEVSKIGAFLDWGLEKDLFLPFKEQTSPVRKGKKYLVGLYVDKSNRLCATMDISKLLNSNSPYQVNDKIQGTIYKIVEDLGALVAVDNKYHGLIPQNELYGSYKKGDKIEGRVVKVREDGKLDISIREKSYIQMDEDAKLILGKLLLKGGKLPFNDDSDPDLIKKEFNMSKRAFKRAIGKLFKEGKIKITDEGIEEIRIHE
- a CDS encoding HAD family hydrolase codes for the protein MRNKLIIFDLDGTLVDTIEGIGFSMNKVLQNHGFPVHTIEAYRRFVGNGLRSLAKTVLPQNHRDDETIDLCYKEMLEVYSQFYSRGISLYPGIEDMLDRLTGEGYAIGINTNKDQRITEYIVKEFLGKWKFVKVIGDEGGYPKKPNPEAALAIAAEGGFKPYESVYVGDSEVDYKTAQAAGMKPVSVLWGFRSREELIKLNPKGVIETPDEIFNKINP
- a CDS encoding DUF4250 domain-containing protein, translated to MNSYVPLGDPYILLSWLNMKLRDECKDLDQLCERYDLSEQTICDMVGAIGYVYEKQRNRFISKDADGE
- a CDS encoding cation diffusion facilitator family transporter, which encodes MSESKKVKMVLWTVLFANITVALIKITVGQIIKSTSMTADGFHSFTDGTSNIVGLIGIHLAAKPKDKEHPYGHKKFENLAGLFISGMLGIISIKIITEAFSKFKSTVPPAVSSESLVMLILTLMINIFIAVYEYKQGKSLKSTILISDSMHTRSDIFISIGVLITLICVRMGIPAIIDPVVSIIVSGFIMHAAYEIFQTTCGPLLDQAVVDAEEIKNIVLSFDEVKDVHEIRSRGRTDEMYIDLHICIDPNTSFLKSHELTDAIEKKLRDKINGNMEVNIRTEPFNHLL
- the ade gene encoding adenine deaminase; its protein translation is MHYKEYERVSQAALKKIDADLVLKNGNIINVFTEEIYKADLAIHNGYIVGGGNYRGKTEMDLEGKYVCPGFIDSHLHLESTLVSPAELIHNAVLWGTTTFIVDPHESVNVSGCDGIEYILEQTNEVPANVFVMMPSCVPATPMEDNGSMFTAEEMKRYINHPRILGLGEVMDYHSVVNAERSMFEKLDLFRDKVIDGHAPFLTDEQLAAYVLAGISTDHECCDFDYALKECRNGIQVLIREGSAAKNLEAIVKGIIEKNIDTSRFSFCTDDKHIEEIREEGHISYNIKKAISLGLSPLKAIKMATINAARCYGLKKLGAVAPGYQADLVILKDLESIQIDSVYHKGKLIGSHTPIVIPKPDDQIKNTVKIKEITEEMLSIKISHNPVSVLQMINQQIVTKHLKTEVPCQGGYFAPDKVYNKAAVIERHKATGKIGLAVVTGFGISNGAIASSVSHDSHNIIVIGDNDRDILLAVKELVRTQGGYTIVENGEVLETLPLPIMGLISDLKFNEVHSRLKTMIDHAHRMGVPDDMDPFITLSFIALPVIPEIRITTNGLYDVTHGKFITYQ